A section of the Clostridia bacterium genome encodes:
- a CDS encoding zinc ribbon domain-containing protein has product MFCPKCGMELPDGSQFCPACGAQLGAQAPAPQAAPQQGAKPAGIFTMPSVGSFAAMFVALLCFIFGFLPLISSKYGGSAGLFSGGSAFDVNVLLGFGKIFMIIQIILFFVYLASQFVDFNKFLNIPFKVSEKMPIIYFACFGVALLFTFIGALIGVSGFHFSPAVCWYFAVVFCICGFVLVFKPDLLNGLIKKQ; this is encoded by the coding sequence ATGTTTTGTCCGAAATGCGGAATGGAGCTGCCCGACGGCTCCCAGTTCTGCCCCGCTTGCGGCGCTCAGTTGGGCGCTCAGGCTCCCGCGCCTCAGGCCGCGCCCCAGCAGGGTGCCAAGCCCGCAGGAATCTTCACCATGCCCAGCGTCGGAAGCTTCGCCGCGATGTTTGTCGCTCTGCTTTGCTTCATCTTCGGTTTCCTGCCGCTCATCAGCTCTAAGTACGGCGGATCCGCCGGTCTGTTCTCCGGCGGCAGCGCGTTCGATGTTAACGTGCTGCTTGGTTTCGGCAAGATCTTCATGATCATCCAGATCATCCTGTTCTTCGTGTATCTTGCTTCCCAGTTCGTTGATTTCAACAAGTTCCTCAACATCCCCTTCAAAGTATCCGAAAAAATGCCTATCATTTATTTCGCGTGCTTTGGCGTAGCGCTTCTCTTCACCTTCATCGGAGCGCTTATCGGCGTCAGCGGATTCCACTTCTCCCCCGCCGTCTGCTGGTACTTCGCGGTTGTCTTCTGCATCTGCGGATTCGTGCTTGTTTTCAAGCCCGACCTGCTCAACGGCCTCATCAAGAAGCAGTAA
- the spo0A gene encoding sporulation transcription factor Spo0A: MKYKVLIADECFGNSDEAKRILKGYDMQAVFCGRDGREVIKMTEDLKPDAVVMNMAMRSIDALGVLSLMKARKDAPGFIVTYSGSDGAAAAEAVEQGAAYCLELPVDRHLLAARLDMLRMRNDVRRMISAPPERKLDAEAEITELLHTLAVPAHIKGYQYLREAISLTLRNMDLINSVTKELYPMVAKRFGTTPSRAERAIRHAIEVAWDRGDVDVLNGFFGYTIRSDRGKPTNSEFIALVADKLRLKAI, from the coding sequence ATGAAGTACAAGGTGCTTATTGCGGACGAATGCTTCGGAAACAGCGACGAAGCAAAGCGCATTCTCAAAGGGTATGATATGCAGGCGGTTTTCTGCGGAAGGGACGGCAGAGAGGTCATAAAAATGACAGAGGATCTCAAGCCGGACGCAGTTGTGATGAATATGGCGATGCGCAGCATAGACGCGCTCGGCGTTCTTTCGCTGATGAAGGCGAGGAAGGACGCGCCCGGGTTCATAGTGACCTATTCGGGAAGCGACGGCGCGGCCGCCGCCGAGGCCGTCGAGCAGGGCGCGGCATACTGCCTCGAGCTGCCCGTCGACAGGCATTTGCTCGCGGCGCGGCTCGATATGCTGCGAATGCGGAACGACGTCAGGCGTATGATAAGCGCGCCGCCGGAACGGAAGCTCGACGCGGAAGCGGAAATCACGGAGCTGCTCCATACGCTCGCCGTACCGGCGCACATAAAGGGATACCAGTATCTTCGTGAAGCGATCTCGCTTACGCTCCGGAATATGGACCTGATAAACTCCGTGACGAAGGAGCTCTATCCGATGGTCGCAAAGCGCTTCGGCACGACGCCTTCGCGCGCGGAACGCGCGATACGGCACGCGATAGAGGTCGCGTGGGACCGCGGCGACGTCGACGTGCTCAACGGATTTTTCGGCTACACGATACGCTCCGACCGCGGCAAGCCGACGAACAGCGAATTCATAGCGCTCGTCGCCGACAAGCTGCGGCTGAAAGCGATCTGA
- a CDS encoding FtsX-like permease family protein → MKKTQLKDAIRNIWKQKVSFLSIVIIAMIGATTFLGIDFSANAMRINGSELYNKYNFRDIEVISTLMFTQEDLEALRGIEGVTDAEPIRLTDAKIPKGDMREDIQAITVTERINVAELIEGRMPQEVSECAIEEFASQNLGLRIGDRITLYDAEGKKKAEHLKVNEFVIVGVVKHPDHVNSIVPNVPYAVVKWEAFDDEELDGCFMRAELVIDKPDGINRFSAKYNKLVNAVMERIDEIAVERAEKRDEFVRGGWNAELDENEKKLDDAEKQLEDARREITEKTSELIDGIIELHDAEVKLDFGKTALDDARVKIEAGKKELDAAKKTLDTERVKLVDGKKELDAAKAKLDSAKKELEDGFDAIEEGKAKIRDIFKEAYKLAFKDGEGYSLIRWAEVEKANADDPAETARYLWLTDSLRVDLGRAIEDVAGAIVNSESISDKLLVALYKVSMLSEPPRTGDGEYDMDVVRATLVSNASAMLKDYNLLADACAQWDKGHDEYVAGLVQYRDGLAKYEDGKAQFDAGEAKYNDGVKEYQAGLEEYLAQKAKYEKGVAEAANGQAQIDDGQKKLDDGEKQIEDGQVELDNGREQYYKAREKVDSIPPCRWISFAGNGNASFSQLRMGSESISSIKMTFSLLFIIVGALVIFATVGKMVDEHRKLIGTTKALGFFNKEIFAKYLIFGVSPTVLGIILGVAAARLGVEPFLLNGLNKYYFFDISKPRFMLLPTVLVIAAAAVMAAVAVWFACTKLLREPAVRLMQDKMPAGRKGQGGRRGLSLYSRLILLNMRSDLKRVIVTIVSVAGCCALIVVGLTLRSAMKGCVDKQYGGVTDYDIVVKYEPDYLEERREKFCEILIDEGVDFTDVYRADVTYNAEDMQMGELICGSIDPINNFMHLNDWRSGKPLFATNEGVLIQRRTAEMFGLDVGSEFDLTLGARTVFVRVGGVFENYIGRTIVMSKDYYWSLFFDYCPSNAFLVDLNGADEAQLTEKLHNVEGFDTVTRADADRTIVETSTSMADAVVALFIFIAAVLAGVVLMNLTNMYILHKKRELTVMRINGFSVKEAKGYVLRETFVTTALGVILGVLAGAGIGYAIIRTLEQNFLQFDRSVNFLAWGAAAVITVIFTVVVNMIALRKIKHLKLTDVN, encoded by the coding sequence ATGAAAAAAACGCAGTTAAAAGACGCGATAAGGAACATATGGAAACAAAAGGTATCGTTCCTTTCCATCGTAATAATCGCAATGATCGGCGCCACCACCTTCCTCGGCATCGATTTTTCGGCGAACGCGATGCGCATAAACGGTTCGGAGCTGTATAACAAGTACAACTTCCGCGATATCGAGGTCATTTCGACGCTGATGTTCACGCAGGAGGATCTCGAGGCGCTCCGCGGGATCGAGGGCGTCACGGACGCCGAGCCGATACGCCTGACCGACGCGAAGATCCCGAAAGGCGATATGCGCGAGGATATCCAGGCGATAACCGTTACCGAGCGCATCAACGTCGCGGAACTTATCGAGGGGCGTATGCCGCAGGAGGTTTCCGAATGCGCGATAGAAGAGTTCGCCTCACAGAATCTGGGACTCCGTATCGGCGACAGGATAACCCTCTACGACGCCGAGGGCAAGAAAAAAGCCGAACATCTTAAAGTCAACGAATTCGTCATCGTCGGCGTCGTCAAACACCCCGATCACGTGAACTCCATCGTCCCGAACGTGCCTTACGCCGTCGTCAAGTGGGAGGCGTTCGACGACGAGGAGCTCGACGGCTGCTTCATGCGGGCGGAGCTCGTCATCGACAAGCCGGACGGCATAAACCGCTTTTCCGCGAAATACAACAAGCTTGTCAACGCCGTTATGGAGAGGATCGATGAAATCGCGGTCGAACGCGCGGAGAAACGCGACGAGTTCGTGCGCGGCGGCTGGAACGCCGAGCTTGACGAGAACGAAAAGAAGCTGGACGACGCGGAAAAACAGCTTGAGGACGCGCGCCGCGAAATAACGGAAAAAACCTCCGAGCTGATCGACGGAATAATAGAGCTGCACGACGCCGAGGTCAAGCTCGATTTCGGCAAGACCGCCCTTGACGACGCACGCGTAAAGATAGAGGCGGGCAAAAAAGAGCTCGACGCCGCAAAAAAGACGCTCGATACCGAGAGGGTCAAGCTCGTCGACGGCAAAAAGGAGCTCGACGCCGCAAAGGCGAAGCTCGACAGCGCCAAAAAGGAGCTGGAGGACGGCTTCGACGCAATAGAGGAGGGCAAAGCGAAGATACGCGATATCTTCAAGGAAGCCTACAAGCTCGCCTTCAAGGACGGCGAGGGCTACAGTCTGATACGATGGGCGGAAGTTGAAAAGGCGAACGCCGACGATCCCGCCGAAACGGCGCGTTATCTCTGGCTCACCGACAGCTTGAGAGTCGACCTCGGCAGAGCGATAGAGGACGTCGCCGGCGCGATAGTCAATTCCGAGAGCATATCCGACAAGCTGCTCGTCGCGCTCTATAAGGTCTCTATGTTAAGCGAGCCTCCGCGCACCGGAGACGGCGAATACGATATGGACGTCGTCCGCGCCACGCTTGTGAGCAACGCCTCCGCGATGCTGAAGGATTACAACTTGCTCGCCGACGCATGCGCTCAATGGGACAAAGGCCACGACGAATACGTAGCCGGCCTCGTTCAGTACCGCGACGGCCTTGCGAAATACGAAGACGGCAAGGCGCAGTTCGATGCGGGCGAGGCGAAGTATAACGACGGAGTGAAAGAGTATCAGGCCGGGCTGGAAGAGTATCTGGCGCAGAAAGCGAAATACGAAAAAGGCGTCGCGGAAGCCGCGAACGGACAAGCGCAGATCGACGACGGTCAGAAGAAGCTCGACGACGGCGAAAAGCAGATCGAAGACGGCCAGGTCGAGCTCGACAACGGAAGAGAGCAATACTACAAAGCGCGTGAAAAGGTCGATTCGATCCCGCCGTGCCGCTGGATTTCCTTCGCCGGCAACGGAAACGCGAGCTTCTCGCAGCTGCGAATGGGCAGCGAGAGCATCTCAAGCATAAAGATGACCTTCTCCCTCCTTTTCATAATCGTCGGCGCGCTCGTTATCTTCGCCACGGTCGGCAAGATGGTCGACGAGCACAGAAAGCTTATCGGCACGACGAAGGCGCTCGGCTTCTTCAATAAGGAAATATTCGCGAAGTATCTCATCTTCGGTGTTTCGCCGACGGTGCTCGGCATAATCCTCGGAGTCGCCGCCGCGCGCTTAGGCGTAGAGCCGTTCCTGCTGAACGGATTGAACAAGTACTATTTCTTCGATATATCAAAGCCGCGCTTCATGCTGCTCCCGACGGTGCTGGTCATCGCCGCCGCCGCGGTAATGGCCGCCGTCGCGGTATGGTTCGCCTGCACGAAGCTGCTGCGTGAGCCGGCGGTAAGGCTGATGCAGGATAAGATGCCCGCGGGCAGAAAGGGCCAGGGCGGCAGGCGCGGACTTTCGCTCTATTCGCGCCTCATCCTTCTGAATATGCGCAGCGATCTGAAGCGCGTTATCGTAACAATCGTCAGCGTGGCGGGATGCTGCGCGCTGATAGTCGTCGGTCTCACGCTCCGCTCCGCCATGAAGGGCTGCGTCGATAAGCAGTACGGCGGCGTGACCGACTATGATATCGTAGTTAAATACGAGCCGGACTACCTGGAAGAAAGACGCGAAAAATTCTGTGAAATACTGATCGACGAAGGCGTGGACTTCACAGACGTTTACCGCGCGGACGTCACTTATAACGCGGAAGATATGCAGATGGGCGAGCTCATCTGCGGCAGCATCGACCCGATAAACAATTTCATGCACCTGAACGACTGGAGAAGCGGCAAGCCGCTCTTCGCGACGAACGAGGGCGTGCTGATACAGCGGCGCACCGCGGAAATGTTCGGGCTTGACGTCGGCAGCGAATTCGACCTCACGCTCGGTGCGCGGACGGTCTTCGTGAGGGTCGGCGGCGTCTTCGAGAATTATATCGGCAGAACGATAGTAATGAGCAAGGATTATTACTGGTCGCTTTTCTTTGATTACTGCCCCTCTAACGCTTTCCTCGTCGACCTGAACGGCGCGGACGAAGCTCAGCTCACCGAAAAGCTGCATAACGTGGAAGGTTTCGATACCGTGACCCGCGCGGACGCCGACAGGACGATAGTCGAAACTTCGACTTCGATGGCGGACGCCGTCGTGGCGCTCTTTATCTTCATCGCGGCGGTGCTCGCCGGCGTCGTGCTGATGAACCTGACGAATATGTATATCCTGCACAAGAAGCGCGAGCTGACAGTAATGCGGATCAACGGCTTCAGCGTCAAAGAGGCGAAGGGCTACGTCCTGCGCGAGACCTTCGTGACGACGGCGCTCGGCGTTATCCTCGGCGTCCTCGCCGGAGCCGGCATCGGCTACGCCATCATACGCACGCTCGAGCAGAACTTCCTGCAGTTCGACCGGAGCGTGAACTTCCTCGCGTGGGGCGCCGCGGCGGTCATCACGGTGATATTCACCGTCGTCGTGAATATGATCGCGCTGCGCAAGATCAAGCACCTGAAGCTGACGGACGTCAACTGA
- a CDS encoding ATP-binding cassette domain-containing protein, whose product MAEEKRFTKATWRIMEQLLNVENIEDALSGSLEIIVETLNSEAGAIWILDKNTDRLSPIFHIGPADVSGITVENGLGIEGAVTKTGKSVIIADAFNDPRFDSSVFDDNGLQTKTMICVPLNNLHDVIGCIQIVNKKNGGHFDDDELRLCEQMAALAAITVEEKGLAVDLGEKKEVLAELKDVVKEFPSGDGVSRVLKGVNLEIYKNEFVVVLGESGCGKSTMMNIVGGMDFLTEGALTIEGRDFSHPSDADLTQYRRQYVGFIFQSYNLMPNLTALENVQFIAELVDGSMPPLEALDKVGLKDKANNYPGQMSGGQQQRVSIARALVKNPKLILADEPTAALDYTTSIEVLKVIEDIVRNHGSTVMMVTHNPEIAKMADRVVKVRNGKIASIKKNMHPLHAEELVW is encoded by the coding sequence ATGGCGGAAGAAAAGAGATTTACAAAAGCGACGTGGCGGATAATGGAGCAGCTGCTGAACGTGGAGAATATCGAGGACGCCCTCTCGGGCAGTCTCGAGATCATAGTTGAAACTCTCAACAGCGAGGCGGGCGCGATCTGGATCCTGGATAAGAATACGGACCGCCTCAGCCCGATTTTCCACATCGGTCCGGCGGACGTCTCGGGAATCACCGTCGAGAACGGACTCGGGATCGAGGGCGCCGTGACGAAAACGGGCAAGTCCGTAATAATCGCCGACGCGTTCAACGATCCGCGCTTCGACAGTTCTGTCTTCGACGACAACGGCCTGCAGACGAAGACGATGATCTGCGTGCCGCTGAATAACCTTCACGACGTGATCGGCTGCATCCAGATAGTCAACAAGAAGAACGGCGGACATTTCGACGACGACGAGCTCCGGCTTTGCGAGCAGATGGCCGCTCTGGCCGCCATTACCGTCGAGGAAAAAGGGCTCGCGGTCGACCTCGGCGAAAAGAAAGAGGTGCTCGCCGAGCTGAAGGACGTCGTCAAGGAGTTCCCGTCCGGCGACGGCGTTTCCCGCGTGCTCAAGGGCGTCAACCTCGAAATATACAAGAACGAGTTCGTCGTGGTGCTGGGCGAATCCGGCTGCGGCAAATCCACGATGATGAACATAGTCGGCGGCATGGACTTCCTCACCGAAGGCGCGCTCACGATCGAGGGCAGGGACTTTTCGCATCCCTCCGACGCCGACCTTACGCAGTACCGCAGGCAGTACGTCGGCTTCATATTCCAGTCCTACAACCTAATGCCGAACCTGACGGCGCTCGAGAACGTCCAGTTCATCGCGGAGCTGGTGGACGGCTCCATGCCCCCGCTCGAAGCGCTCGACAAGGTCGGGCTGAAGGACAAGGCGAACAACTACCCCGGCCAGATGTCCGGCGGTCAGCAGCAGCGCGTTTCGATCGCCCGCGCCCTCGTCAAGAATCCGAAACTCATCCTCGCGGACGAGCCGACAGCGGCGCTCGACTATACGACGAGCATCGAGGTCCTCAAGGTGATCGAGGATATAGTCAGGAACCACGGTTCGACCGTTATGATGGTCACCCACAACCCCGAGATCGCGAAGATGGCCGACCGCGTGGTCAAGGTCCGCAACGGCAAGATCGCCAGCATAAAGAAGAATATGCATCCGCTCCACGCGGAAGAGCTCGTCTGGTGA
- a CDS encoding SPFH/Band 7/PHB domain protein yields MEPATIVIIAVAAFVVLFILANMKIVPQAHEYVIEFLGKYKTTWAAGFHVLIPFFERIARRITLKEQVLDSPPQPVITKDNVTMQIDTVVYFKVFDSKLFTYGAVNPISALENLTATTLRNIVGELELDGTLTSRDTINAKMTEILDEATDQWGIKVSRVELKNIIPPREIQVAMEKQMKAERDRRETLLQAEGHKAAAITRAEGDKQAMILAAEGERDARIARAEGEAKAIYLAKKAEADGIQALKDAGADAAVIELKKYDALVRMADGKASKIIIPTDAVEAVNRSVLFSEVTGLGDVTKPAPEAPQPPKADYCCDDDPRT; encoded by the coding sequence ATGGAACCCGCAACGATCGTAATCATAGCCGTCGCCGCATTCGTGGTGCTCTTCATCCTCGCCAATATGAAGATAGTGCCGCAGGCGCACGAGTACGTCATCGAATTCCTCGGCAAGTACAAGACCACGTGGGCGGCCGGTTTCCACGTGCTGATCCCGTTCTTCGAGCGCATCGCCCGCAGGATCACGCTGAAGGAGCAGGTGCTCGACTCCCCGCCGCAGCCCGTTATCACGAAGGATAACGTCACGATGCAGATCGACACCGTCGTCTATTTCAAGGTGTTCGACTCCAAGCTTTTCACCTACGGCGCGGTCAACCCCATCAGCGCGCTCGAGAACCTCACCGCAACGACGCTGCGTAACATCGTCGGCGAGCTGGAGCTCGACGGAACGCTCACCAGCCGCGACACGATCAACGCCAAGATGACCGAGATCCTCGACGAAGCCACCGACCAATGGGGCATCAAGGTCAGCCGCGTTGAGCTGAAAAACATCATCCCGCCCAGAGAGATCCAGGTCGCGATGGAGAAGCAGATGAAGGCGGAACGCGACCGCCGCGAAACCCTGCTTCAGGCGGAAGGCCACAAGGCCGCCGCGATCACCCGCGCGGAGGGCGACAAGCAGGCTATGATCCTCGCCGCCGAGGGCGAACGCGACGCGCGTATCGCCCGCGCGGAAGGCGAAGCGAAGGCCATCTACCTCGCGAAAAAGGCGGAAGCCGACGGCATTCAGGCGCTCAAGGACGCCGGAGCCGACGCCGCCGTCATCGAACTTAAAAAGTACGACGCGCTCGTCCGCATGGCGGACGGCAAGGCGTCCAAGATAATCATTCCCACCGACGCGGTGGAGGCCGTCAACCGCAGCGTGCTCTTCTCCGAGGTCACCGGTCTCGGCGACGTGACGAAGCCCGCGCCCGAAGCGCCGCAGCCGCCTAAGGCCGACTACTGCTGCGACGACGATCCGCGCACCTGA
- a CDS encoding leucine-rich repeat protein: MKKLTKIISAILTAAMLLALLPAGMIVRAESGTCGDNLTWTLEDGVLTISGTGQMEDYFIWEDYPAPWGRAVKSVIISEGVTSIGCYAFYGCAELTSISIPDSLKNIYSYAFYGCTGLTDTALHEGVQTIEYGAFSGCTGLTSVVIPDSVVWLGDELFFGCTGLTSVSIGSGLESAGGAMFAECPNLETITIAENNPNYHVSGNCLIDTRYKSLIAGCKNSVIPADGSVRSISEATFQGCTGLTSVSIPEGVVNIGQLAFSGCTGLTSAEILDTSDTLLFIGAWAFENCSNLKSITILSRNTGIGDEAFVSWKDEDGDGEREAYYPTTLRVYEGSRAHNYAINNGVPFVLIGAVTKGDPDGDGETTVSDALAALRVAAKLAEPTETLLAACDIDGDGVITVSDALAILRVAAKLATPSSLDGGHAATLAEIVVTKLPKTTYRIGEALDVTGGEITVYYSDNTSETVAMTAADMVSGFDSSAAGTHTLTVTYHGKRDTFVITVLENNTVLSIVVTKPPKTLYRIGEALDVTGGEITVFYGDNFSDTVAMTAADMVSGFDSSTAGTYTLTVTYHGKKATFNITVVENNTAALRIVVVNLPKTAYKVSDELDVSGGTIMAIYDGWNERLPMTVDMVSGFDNSIVGTQVLTVSYGGATTTYNVTVKDPAAKVTVSVETVEAAPGAKGVEVKIIVNAASKWNWVSMQLFFDPAGLIYKGYETNPVLNDEINAGEKINFYMDDTTAKNGTITTSLSSKKEEGNNYEYLFVMKFDIPSGASGFKHIVVDVAALKDRENTDVPFVAVNGGITVA; encoded by the coding sequence ATGAAAAAGCTCACCAAGATCATTTCCGCGATACTGACGGCGGCGATGCTGCTCGCTTTGCTTCCGGCAGGGATGATAGTCCGCGCCGAAAGCGGCACCTGCGGCGATAATCTCACGTGGACGCTCGAAGACGGCGTCCTGACTATAAGCGGAACGGGGCAAATGGAAGACTATTTTATATGGGAGGATTATCCTGCGCCGTGGGGAAGAGCCGTTAAAAGCGTTATCATATCGGAGGGCGTGACAAGCATCGGGTGCTATGCGTTCTATGGTTGCGCAGAGTTGACGAGCATCAGCATACCGGACAGTCTTAAAAACATATATAGTTACGCGTTTTACGGATGTACCGGTCTGACCGACACAGCACTGCACGAAGGAGTCCAAACAATTGAATATGGCGCGTTTTCCGGCTGCACCGGCCTGACGTCCGTCGTGATACCCGACAGCGTGGTATGGCTTGGCGATGAGTTGTTCTTCGGCTGCACGGGTCTGACGTCCGTTTCGATAGGCAGCGGTTTGGAGAGCGCGGGAGGCGCCATGTTCGCCGAATGTCCGAATCTTGAAACCATAACGATAGCGGAAAACAACCCAAACTATCACGTTTCCGGAAATTGCCTTATAGATACGAGGTACAAGTCTCTGATTGCCGGCTGCAAAAACAGCGTTATTCCCGCAGACGGCAGCGTGAGGAGCATAAGCGAGGCGACGTTTCAGGGTTGTACCGGTCTGACGAGCGTTTCAATTCCGGAAGGTGTTGTGAACATAGGGCAGTTGGCGTTTTCCGGCTGCACCGGCCTGACGAGCGCCGAAATACTTGACACAAGCGACACACTCCTTTTCATCGGCGCCTGGGCGTTCGAAAACTGTTCAAATTTGAAGAGCATAACAATATTGAGTCGTAACACCGGTATCGGCGACGAGGCGTTCGTGTCTTGGAAAGACGAGGATGGCGACGGTGAACGCGAAGCGTATTATCCTACGACGTTGAGGGTATACGAGGGTTCGCGTGCTCATAATTATGCGATCAATAACGGAGTGCCTTTCGTTCTTATCGGTGCCGTCACAAAAGGCGATCCGGACGGCGACGGCGAAACAACGGTTTCCGACGCGCTCGCGGCGCTGCGCGTTGCGGCGAAGCTTGCGGAGCCGACGGAAACGTTGCTTGCCGCCTGCGATATCGACGGCGACGGCGTGATCACCGTCTCCGACGCCCTCGCGATCCTTCGCGTCGCCGCGAAGCTGGCGACTCCGAGCTCGCTCGACGGCGGCCATGCCGCAACGCTTGCGGAAATAGTAGTGACCAAGCTGCCGAAGACGACCTATAGAATCGGCGAAGCGCTTGATGTTACCGGCGGAGAAATCACGGTTTACTACAGTGACAACACTTCCGAAACGGTCGCAATGACCGCCGCGGATATGGTCAGTGGCTTTGACAGCTCCGCCGCCGGCACGCATACTCTTACAGTAACATATCATGGCAAAAGGGATACATTTGTTATTACCGTTTTAGAGAATAATACGGTATTGAGCATAGTAGTGACCAAGCCGCCGAAGACGCTCTATAGAATCGGCGAAGCGCTTGATGTTACCGGCGGAGAAATCACGGTTTTCTACGGTGACAACTTTTCTGATACGGTCGCAATGACCGCCGCGGATATGGTCAGCGGCTTTGACAGCTCCACCGCCGGTACGTATACTCTTACAGTAACATATCATGGGAAAAAGGCTACATTTAATATTACCGTTGTAGAGAATAATACGGCGGCATTGAGAATAGTAGTGGTCAATTTGCCGAAGACGGCATATAAAGTCAGCGATGAACTGGATGTTTCGGGTGGTACGATCATGGCTATATACGATGGTTGGAACGAACGGCTCCCGATGACCGTAGATATGGTCAGCGGTTTTGATAACTCCATTGTCGGCACTCAAGTGCTTACGGTCTCTTATGGCGGTGCGACGACAACCTACAATGTTACTGTTAAGGATCCGGCTGCCAAAGTGACAGTCAGTGTAGAGACGGTCGAAGCTGCTCCCGGCGCAAAGGGAGTAGAAGTCAAGATTATTGTTAACGCTGCCAGCAAATGGAACTGGGTTAGTATGCAATTGTTTTTTGATCCGGCCGGATTGATTTACAAGGGTTACGAAACGAATCCGGTTTTGAATGATGAAATCAATGCCGGAGAGAAGATCAATTTTTATATGGATGATACTACCGCAAAGAACGGCACAATCACGACGTCACTCTCTTCCAAAAAAGAGGAGGGCAATAATTACGAATATCTCTTTGTAATGAAGTTTGATATTCCGTCCGGAGCGTCAGGTTTTAAGCATATAGTTGTCGATGTTGCTGCCCTCAAGGATCGCGAAAACACAGACGTACCCTTCGTCGCGGTGAACGGCGGGATAACCGTCGCATAA